In the Nitrospirales bacterium LBB_01 genome, one interval contains:
- a CDS encoding response regulator, whose translation MDYKTFLKKSVTIPQLCEQIKELMEKYDIFLGKNAILVIITCLDDQCSTVIEYIKREMRKFHPTKYDDNDDSNDLIHLEKFYGMRLFGGIFIPKVKTYESLLPAAHHIPERKDGKLLILNFSHIGYDADTGSFGVMVRYGHEKSSPACGAIKFCYDKVAAGADPPGDADLKSLFKHVKKVVKKYKITAEDNGYDVLEVTLRAFYDQIPWVTEQLVHLAQEDKISVLYMGGIEVDYSKNCEELGSDRMVILNRLYIDKTGKVETMDKMLTVLIVDDEPIVGKRLKPALEKMGCEVEIFENPRLALVRIMEKEFDVVVTDIRMDEVDGLEVLETVRAKSERTKVVLITGYAMMELARQAMEKGAFDFIAKPFKPDDLRNVIMKAAESLGFTDLK comes from the coding sequence ATGGACTATAAAACTTTTCTTAAAAAATCAGTAACCATCCCTCAATTATGTGAGCAGATTAAAGAGTTAATGGAAAAATATGATATTTTTCTTGGTAAAAACGCCATTCTTGTAATCATAACCTGCCTTGATGACCAGTGTTCAACAGTAATAGAGTATATAAAACGTGAGATGAGGAAATTTCATCCCACAAAGTATGATGATAACGATGATTCCAACGACTTAATTCATCTTGAAAAATTTTATGGTATGAGGCTCTTTGGCGGGATTTTTATCCCTAAGGTAAAAACGTATGAGAGTCTTTTACCTGCGGCACATCATATTCCTGAAAGAAAAGACGGTAAGTTATTAATATTAAACTTCTCCCATATAGGCTATGACGCTGACACCGGCAGTTTTGGGGTTATGGTGCGCTATGGACATGAGAAATCATCGCCAGCTTGCGGAGCTATAAAGTTCTGCTACGATAAGGTAGCGGCAGGAGCTGACCCTCCCGGTGATGCCGACTTAAAATCCCTTTTTAAACATGTCAAGAAAGTAGTGAAAAAGTATAAAATTACAGCAGAGGACAACGGATACGACGTTTTGGAGGTTACACTAAGGGCTTTTTACGACCAGATTCCCTGGGTAACTGAGCAGTTGGTGCATCTGGCACAAGAGGACAAGATAAGTGTATTATACATGGGCGGCATTGAGGTGGATTACAGTAAAAACTGCGAAGAGCTTGGCAGTGACAGGATGGTAATATTAAACAGGTTATACATAGACAAAACCGGGAAGGTAGAGACAATGGATAAAATGCTGACTGTGCTGATAGTGGATGATGAGCCGATAGTTGGAAAGCGGCTTAAACCGGCGCTTGAGAAGATGGGCTGTGAGGTGGAGATTTTTGAAAATCCCAGACTTGCGCTTGTCCGCATCATGGAAAAGGAATTTGATGTGGTTGTAACTGACATCAGAATGGATGAGGTGGACGGCCTTGAGGTGTTGGAGACAGTGAGAGCTAAATCTGAGCGGACAAAGGTGGTGTTGATAACCGGTTATGCTATGATGGAGCTGGCTCGTCAGGCTATGGAAAAGGGAGCATTTGATTTTATAGCAAAACCATTCAAGCCGGACGATCTTCGCAATGTAATTATGAAAGCAGCTGAATCACTCGGATTTACGGATTTAAAATGA
- a CDS encoding TetR/AcrR family transcriptional regulator produces the protein MSTETKQHDQDTRRRILDAAFEEIYLNGYQGASLNRIIEKSGFTKGALYHYFKSKKELALAAISETMSVFLKQYWELPLLKQPDPLSALISHIKNLPTIVFEHCKVFEIKHGCPLNNLIQEMSPIDKDFARILENHFNDWQDILTEIIEQAIAKGQVRKDLNSMDAAMFLLSCLEGCITTAKKSNSMEIFIRCTAQIENYINSLRA, from the coding sequence ATGAGCACCGAAACAAAACAACACGACCAAGATACAAGAAGAAGGATTTTAGATGCCGCATTTGAAGAAATTTACCTTAACGGCTACCAAGGCGCTTCTTTAAACAGAATAATTGAAAAATCTGGATTTACTAAGGGTGCCCTGTATCACTATTTTAAATCCAAAAAGGAACTTGCTCTCGCTGCTATTTCTGAAACCATGTCAGTTTTCCTTAAACAGTACTGGGAACTGCCGCTCTTGAAACAGCCGGATCCGCTCTCAGCGCTTATCAGCCACATTAAAAACCTTCCAACCATTGTTTTTGAACATTGCAAGGTTTTTGAGATCAAACACGGCTGCCCCTTGAATAACCTCATTCAGGAGATGTCTCCAATAGATAAGGATTTTGCAAGGATTTTAGAAAACCATTTCAATGACTGGCAGGACATATTAACTGAAATCATAGAGCAGGCTATAGCAAAAGGGCAAGTAAGGAAAGACTTGAATTCCATGGATGCGGCCATGTTCTTATTGTCCTGCCTTGAGGGTTGTATCACCACTGCTAAAAAGAGTAACTCTATGGAGATTTTTATCCGTTGCACTGCTCAGATTGAAAACTACATCAACTCACTGAGGGCATAA
- a CDS encoding glutamyl-tRNA reductase encodes MSILVVGLNHKTADVDVREKIAFAADEIPTGLSTLKGITGVDEAVILSTCNRVEIYLSGGDTDKISAGVKDYFTGLRNIEREKLEAALYMRGDYDGVRHIFRVASSLDSMVLGEPQILGQLKGAFDLALKNSSSGIILNKLMKKAISVAKRVRTETKVAENAVSIGYAAVELAKKIFGELSDKVFMLLGAGEMAELAAKHLTGFGVKEVIVANRTYERGCALAEEFSGRAIEFSEFKRELTKADIVICSTGAPSYVLNKHDMEKIMKDRKQRSVFIIDISVPRNIDPAVNDIDNVYLYDIDDLQGVVDTNLNERQREALKAEEIVKEEVDVFFKWMQSLDAVPTIVALRKTAGDIRDEELTKLFNKLDGLGEKEKKSIELMASAIVNKLIHPPTVALKSDDEDRDILIAAVRRLYGINGDMK; translated from the coding sequence ATGAGCATCCTGGTAGTTGGTCTTAACCACAAAACAGCAGATGTTGACGTCAGGGAAAAGATCGCCTTCGCTGCCGATGAGATACCCACGGGGTTAAGCACCCTCAAGGGTATAACCGGCGTAGATGAGGCCGTGATATTGTCAACTTGTAACCGAGTAGAAATCTACCTAAGCGGCGGTGATACCGATAAAATATCGGCTGGCGTTAAGGACTACTTTACGGGGCTCCGCAACATAGAGCGGGAAAAACTTGAGGCGGCACTTTACATGCGAGGAGACTATGACGGAGTGCGTCACATATTTCGTGTTGCCTCCAGTCTGGACTCTATGGTTTTAGGAGAACCGCAGATACTGGGTCAGCTTAAAGGCGCATTTGACCTTGCACTAAAGAATTCCTCATCGGGAATCATTTTAAATAAACTGATGAAAAAAGCTATATCGGTAGCTAAACGGGTGCGCACAGAGACAAAAGTAGCGGAAAATGCCGTCTCAATAGGATATGCTGCGGTGGAGCTGGCTAAGAAGATTTTTGGAGAGCTCTCGGATAAAGTATTTATGCTGCTTGGAGCCGGTGAGATGGCAGAGTTGGCGGCAAAGCATTTAACCGGATTTGGCGTAAAAGAGGTTATAGTAGCCAACCGGACTTACGAAAGAGGATGTGCTCTTGCAGAGGAGTTTTCAGGCAGAGCGATAGAGTTTTCAGAGTTTAAACGAGAACTGACCAAAGCTGATATCGTAATCTGTTCTACCGGAGCGCCCTCCTATGTTTTGAATAAGCATGATATGGAAAAAATAATGAAAGACCGGAAACAGCGTTCCGTTTTTATAATAGATATTTCAGTCCCGCGCAATATTGACCCTGCCGTAAACGATATTGATAACGTTTACCTTTACGACATAGATGATCTTCAGGGGGTGGTGGATACCAACCTCAATGAAAGACAAAGGGAGGCTCTTAAGGCTGAGGAAATTGTTAAAGAAGAGGTCGATGTATTTTTTAAATGGATGCAGTCACTTGACGCTGTTCCAACCATAGTGGCACTGAGAAAAACAGCCGGGGATATCCGGGATGAGGAACTGACAAAACTCTTTAACAAACTGGATGGTCTTGGTGAAAAGGAAAAGAAATCCATAGAGTTGATGGCCTCAGCTATTGTCAATAAACTTATTCACCCGCCTACTGTTGCCCTTAAAAGCGACGACGAAGACCGTGACATTCTTATCGCCGCCGTAAGACGATTATATGGCATTAATGGAGATATGAAGTAG
- a CDS encoding sulfurtransferase TusA family protein encodes MTELQVSKTVDCTGMSCPAPVIQTKKGIDGIAVGQVLKVISTDMGAKNDIPALISRLGHELRETKEEGRTVSFYIEKKGGL; translated from the coding sequence ATGACGGAACTACAGGTATCAAAAACAGTTGACTGTACGGGGATGAGTTGTCCGGCGCCGGTAATACAGACAAAAAAGGGTATTGATGGTATTGCTGTTGGACAGGTGTTGAAAGTAATTTCAACAGATATGGGGGCAAAGAATGACATTCCTGCTCTTATAAGCAGACTTGGTCATGAACTTAGAGAAACAAAAGAAGAAGGACGTACTGTATCCTTCTACATCGAAAAAAAGGGAGGTCTATAA